The genome window AACTCGACGCTAAGCCCTTCCCTTTCGGCTTTTCTTCTCGCAACGGTAAGCATCTCCTCATGGAGGTCGAGGCCGACCACCTCGTAACCGCGCCCCGCCAGTTCGAGCGTTGGGATTCCGGTTCCGCAGGCAAGGTCGAGAACCCGCGTTACTTCTCGTTCGGCTTCGTTCCGGAAGAGCTCCTCCACGAAGTCTATCTCCTTCCCAACGCGCTCGGCCCTTCTCCGGTAGATCGCGTCGTAGTACTCGGCAAGGACCGTGTAGAGCTCGTGCATGTCATCACCAAAAATGAATACCCCTTCAGATTTAAAACCCTTCTCCCAGCTTCCGGAAGGCCTCGATCAGCCTCCCGTTCTCCTCCGGTCTTCTGACGGAGAAGCGGACGTATTCCGGCAGACCGAAGCTCGTGCAGTCCCTCACAAGGATTCCGTGTCCTTTGAGGGCCTCGGCGAATTCTTTCGCGTTCCCAACGCGCTTGATGAAGAAGTTGGCATCGCTTTTAACATTGAGCTCCTTCTCCAGCCTCTCCTTTTCCCGCCAGATCAGGGGCATCGTCCTCCTTAAATGCTCGAAGCCGTCCCTGAGCAGGAACTCAAGGAAAGCAAGCCCTGTTGAGCCTATGCTCCAGGGCATTCTGACGCTCCTAAATGCCTCGCTGAAGCCGAGAACGTAGCCAACCCTTATCCCGGGCAGGCCGTAGCTCTTGGTGAAGGTCCTGAGCTTTACGATGTTCTCCCCTTCGGGGCTGTCGGCATCTTTGACAAAGTCTATAAAGGCCTCGTCAAGGATTAGGAGGGCTTTTCTGTCCTCCACCGCATCGAGGAGGGGTTTCAGCTCTTTAACACGGTAGAACCTGCCGTCGGGGTTGTTCGGGTTGCAGAAAAACACCACGGAGTTTCTCTCGACCAGCTCCGCAAGCT of Thermococcus sp. JdF3 contains these proteins:
- a CDS encoding aminotransferase class I/II-fold pyridoxal phosphate-dependent enzyme; protein product: MLEPVRFSTYHGGSRKEGYLDFSASLNPYPPEWLDEMFERAKELSNRYPYYEELEEGLGELVGGQVTITAGITEALYLLGTLALRGRKVVIPRHTYGEYERVARIFGAEVVNGPNEPDKLAELVERNSVVFFCNPNNPDGRFYRVKELKPLLDAVEDRKALLILDEAFIDFVKDADSPEGENIVKLRTFTKSYGLPGIRVGYVLGFSEAFRSVRMPWSIGSTGLAFLEFLLRDGFEHLRRTMPLIWREKERLEKELNVKSDANFFIKRVGNAKEFAEALKGHGILVRDCTSFGLPEYVRFSVRRPEENGRLIEAFRKLGEGF